From Ipomoea triloba cultivar NCNSP0323 chromosome 5, ASM357664v1, the proteins below share one genomic window:
- the LOC116019147 gene encoding uncharacterized protein LOC116019147, with protein sequence MVDVDRRMAGLNPAHIAGLRRLSARAAANSPSTPVPPRNSLLSFTSLADKVVAHLKNSGVRVEVGLSETEFARAEAEFGFSFPPDLKAILSAGLPLGPGFPDWRSAGPSRLQLRGSIDLPIAAISFHIARNALWSKSWGPRPSEPEKALKIARNALKRAPLLIPIFNHCYIPCNPCLAGNPIFYVDENLLFCCGFDLSDFFDRESSLFRASDPKILSKQRSISEKSAASSSNFSRRSLDALAGGRTPRWVEFWSDAVVDKRRRSSNSWSSSSSSPERYFEMPRSETPKWVEEYIHRIGSALRKGGWGESDVSEILHVSASGFFDGEMILLDNQAVRDALLVKADRFSDSLRKAGWSSEDVSYALGFDFRAEKERKPAKNLTPELVERIGKLAESVSRSSSS encoded by the coding sequence ATGGTCGACGTTGACCGGAGAATGGCCGGTCTTAATCCGGCTCACATAGCCGGCCTCCGCCGCCTCTCCGCCAGGGCTGCGGCTAATTCCCCTTCTACCCCTGTTCCGCCCCGTAATAGTCTCCTCTCTTTCACCTCACTCGCCGATAAAGTCGTCGCGCATCTTAAGAATTCCGGCGTACGAGTGGAGGTTGGGTTGTCGGAAACTGAATTTGCTCGGGCGGAAGCTGAGTTTGGCTTCTCCTTTCCGCCGGACCTTAAAGCTATACTCTCCGCCGGTTTGCCGCTCGGGCCGGGATTTCCGGACTGGAGATCCGCCGGCCCGTCCCGACTCCAGCTACGAGGTTCCATTGATCTTCCTATCGCCGCTATCTCGTTCCATATTGCCAGGAATGCTCTCTGGTCTAAGTCATGGGGCCCGCGCCCGTCCGAGCCGGAAAAGGCGTTGAAGATCGCGAGAAATGCGCTGAAGAGAGCGCCGCTTCTGATTCCAATTTTTAACCATTGCTACATTCCTTGTAATCCTTGCTTAGCCGGGAACCCTATTTTCTACGTCGACGAGAATTTGCTCTTCTGCTGCGGTTTCGATCTATCCGACTTCTTCGATCGCGAATCCTCCCTGTTCCGTGCTTCCGATCCTAAGATCCTCTCCAAGCAACGCTCGATCAGCGAGAAATCCGCCGCCTCGTCGTCCAATTTCTCCAGGAGGAGCCTCGACGCTCTCGCCGGCGGGCGGACGCCGCGGTGGGTGGAGTTCTGGAGCGATGCCGTCGTGGATAAGCGGAGACGGAGCTCCAATTCCTGGTCGTCGTCTTCGTCTTCCCCGGAACGCTACTTCGAAATGCCGAGGTCCGAGACGCCCAAGTGGGTGGAAGAGTACATACACAGAATCGGGTCGGCCCTGCGGAAAGGCGGGTGGGGCGAGTCCGACGTTTCCGAGATCCTACACGTGTCCGCTTCCGGATTCTTCGACGGCGAGATGATCCTGCTGGACAATCAAGCGGTTCGCGATGCACTCCTCGTCAAAGCGGATCGGTTCTCGGATTCGCTCCGGAAAGCCGGGTGGAGCTCCGAAGATGTTTCGTACGCATTAGGATTCGATTTCCGGgcagagaaagagagaaagccGGCCAAAAATTTGACGCCGGAGTTGGTCGAGAGAATCGGAAAACTGGCTGAGTCGGTTTCCCGGTCATCATCCTCATAA